From the genome of Bactrocera oleae isolate idBacOlea1 chromosome 2, idBacOlea1, whole genome shotgun sequence, one region includes:
- the SIDL gene encoding trafficking protein particle complex subunit 10 — MNVKPIITYSGAGPLFRSLEAQILNAIPLDTCEWRRTFHRPTKQVRLEAQTQPFNVNVLEKYKKGEWSILEHPILHIFVTECNDLDTYKANAHEEIKNWLKQLTAFGISDWMILLVETLDVRKAKNLLPRTTVLDKIRQDFATKNDDRCISVLNPAKFEQKSAESFRCLVQRIRFLMLASYNRNIAKYEELIRSRREKRNHEGWDFRQYFFMQEDLALTFEKLELHTEALIQYDELDAMFSQFITNSGFGEKQKCLEYFKQPLCSFHGICLNRRDKFEIRKKIKDNPVSILEFRNYLFERQAHLLQQNNETPEIARRLLNFLFSTLREIELVKLDTPEGALSCWEFVCALEVLQTCEQAMEPTEVVCFQHCAPIWNLAKDKLYELGKLCGLLPGFTPTSQQLHIVVQLSAGIGDSPLEQSQFLNPTPQISEQKRDRSPNRRPKKSATDQLKEALGSNQAFEKLYLELAELAISTYKHVSRTRSARLVGLDLGNFYCALNEPHKAVGFFTDLLRELKAENWYTLSSQTLLELANCYRKMGDSLAYTKTCSSISCCQELEMLVRSFYFDEFLKSVKTMTTSLSAQPSMENANYCVLEDHFRICDINVLNAEPIIQDDIVLVQLKLESLYPREVVAESIQLSYEMHVAPLTGEVTAPPSMVLVSGTKDGRLTKAPTASPLKESRLKMTLRLDYKQDNTLDCASVACELLKVKQPVRRTSSTKRKLSPSVQSDFTNFVATENIAIQPGTNIIELKSKATRVGTWDFKQMRISISQLEFFSEHLPFRVPPFVITTKPAAAVLNFKNLIAGIEQPIRLTVSGGSFIFPADAKITLKCSKNLRIRMARTKENSQPLTDKGAVLQENSTDTIPNTTVQDDSTFNSILQVSLPNFKSFEEREIPLEVLTDLPGRKISKHLEHYVTLTCPWSRNELQIAIDFQPALEAQCRLHTCGTQKFLHVVMKGLEANLYLTEAKVKCDVAGVRLIDLNPPTQSRVQIYKGLTVSYLYEIQVEPLKAEVELPAVIKVHFLTKYSTVENPQLLRNYGCAFDLVDYTTLFKVQTQLEPNELCRLRSVCNLNLKITKVHENPYVDLMYEVLSDQNLWAVCGRSAGVVSMKDVNSHSISLDVMPLSTGFLPMPNIRLSCYTAGGKSKTDTHSKVTPFPQGQVYNSTKSMQIHVIASSNGEQ, encoded by the exons ATGAATGTTAAACCAATAATAACGT ATTCGGGAGCTGGGCCATTATTTCGTTCATTGGAAGCGCAAATTCTTAATGCTATACCATTAGATACTTGCGAATGGAGACGTACATTTCATCGTCCCACCAAACAAGTGCGTTTAGAAGCACAAACGCAGCCTTTCAACGTAAACGTATtggaaaagtataaaaaaggaGAATGGAGTATATTGGAGCACCCAATTTTACACATATTCGTTACTGAATGCAAT gATTTGGACACCTATAAGGCAAACGCacatgaagaaataaaaaattggttaaagCAGTTGACAGCATTTGGTATTTCTGATTGGATGATATTATTAGTGGAGACCTTGGATGTGCGTAAGGCAAAAAACTTATTACCACGTACTACAGTTTTGGATAAAATACGACAAGATTTTGCTACGAAGAATGATGATCGTTGCATCTCTGTTCTAAACCCTGCGAAATTCGAACAAAAATCTGCTGAATCTTTTCGTTGTTTAGTTCAACGCATCAG GTTTTTAATGCTCGCTAGTTACAATCGTAATATTGCTAAATATGAGGAACTCATACGAAGTAGGCGAGAAAAACGAAATCATGAAGGTTGGGACTTTCGGCAATATTTCTTTATGCAAGAAGATTTAGCACTTACATTTGAGAAACTTGAATTAcacaccgaagctttaatacaaTATGATGAATTGGACGCGATGTTCTCCCAATTTATAACTAACTCTGGTTTTggcgaaaaacaaaaatgtttggaATACTTCAAGCAACCATTATGTTCTTTTCATGGTATTTGTTTAAATCGGCGAGATAAATTTGAAAtacgcaaaaaaattaaagataacCCCGTATCCATATTGGAATTTCGAAATTACCTTTTCGAAAGACAAGCGCATCTTTTGCAACAAAATAATGAAACACCTGAAATCGCTAGAAGACTGttaaatttcttattttctacATTACGTGAAATAGAACTTGTCAAATTAGATACTCCGGAGGGTGCTCTATCATGTTGGGAATTCGTATGTGCTTTGGAAGTTCTGCAAACTTGTGAGCAAGCAATGGAACCGACTGAAGTTGTTTGTTTTCAACATTGCGCACCAATCTGGAATCTGGCAAAGGATAAATTATACGAACTGGGAAAATTGTGCGGTCTACTGCCAGGCTTTACGCCTACTTCCCAACAGTTGCACATCGTTGTACAGTTATCAGCGGGTATTGGCGACTCGCCGTTAGAGCAGTCGCAGTTCTTGAATCCCACACCGCAGATTTCAGAACAAAAACGCGACCGCTCCCCTAATCGTCGGCCTAAGAAATCAGCAACAGATCAGTTGAAAGAAGCTTTAGGATCTAATCAAGCATTTGAAAAACTCTATCTAGAATTGGCGGAATTGGCGATTAGCACGTACAAACACGTTTCACGAACTCGTTCGGCCCGACTTGTGGGTTTGGACTTGGGTAACTTTTATTGCGCACTCAATGAGCCACACAAGGCGGTTGGTTTCTTTACTGATTTGTTGCGCGAATTAAAGGCTGAAAATTGGTACACATTAAGTTCGCAAACATTGTTGGAACTAGCTAACTGCTACCGCAAAATGGGCGACTCGTTGGCTTATACGAAAACATGTAGTTCAATTTCTTGTTGCCAAGAACTGGAAATGCTCGTACGTTCATTTTATTTCGATGAGTTTCTCAAATCGGTGAAGACAATGACTACTTCTTTATCTGCACAACCTTCAATGGAGAATGCCAATTACTGCGTGCTGGAAGATCATTTTCGCATTTGTGATATTAATGTACTGAATGCTGAACCCATAATACAGGATGACATAGTTTTAGTGCAGTTAAAACTGGAGAGCTTGTATCCGCGTGAAGTAGTGGCTGAAAGCATACAATTGTCCTACGAGATGCATGTCGCACCACTAACTGGTGAGGTCACAGCGCCACCTTCCATGGTGTTGGTTAGCGGTACAAAAGACGGAAGACTTACTAAAGCACCAACAGCATCGCCACTCAAGGAATCGCGTCTGAAAATGACACTACGTTTAGACTACAAACAAGATAATACTCTGGATTGCGCGTCGGTAGCATGTGAGCTGCTCAAAGTCAAACAACCGGTGCGTCGTACGAGTAGCACCAAACGCAAGCTATCACCCAGTGTCCAGTCGGATTTTACGAATTTCGTAGCAACTGAAAACATCGCTATACAACCTGGCACTAATATAATTGAACTGAAATCGAAAGCGACACGCGTAGGCACTTGGGATTTCAAGCAG ATGCGCATCTCTATATCTCAATTGGAATTCTTCTCCGAGCACTTGCCCTTCAGAGTACCACCATTTGTAATCACTACTAAACCGGCTGCTGCGGTGCTCAACTTCAAGAACTTAATTGCAGGCATTGAGCAGCCGATTCGCCTAACGGTTTCAGGTGGCAGCTTCATTTTTCCAGCTGATGCcaaaataacattgaaatgCTCAAAAAATCTGCGCATACGCATGGCGCGTACAAAGGAAAACAGCCAGCCACTTACTGACAAGGGCGCTGTTCTTCAGGAAAACAGCACGGACACAATACCTAATACTACTGTGCAAGATGATTCTACATTTAACAGTATTCTGCAAGTGTCTTTACCCAATTTCAAGTCTTTTGAGGAACGTGAAATCCCATTAGAAGTGCTAACCGATTTGCCTGGTCGCAAAATATCTAAACATTTGGAGCATTACGTTACACTGACCTGCCCTTGGTCACGCAATGAGCTGCAGATTGCGATTGATTTTCAACCAGCGCTTGAGGCTCAATGTCGCCTACATACGTGTGGAACGCAAAAGTTTTTGCATGTCGTTATGAAGGGTCTAGAAGCGAATTTATACCTAACCGAAGCTAAGGTGAAGTGTGATGTGGCGGGCGTGCGTTTAATCGATCTGAATCCACCAACGCAGTCACGTGTT CAAATCTACAAAGGTCTGACGGTTTCTTATCTATATGAAATTCAAGTGGAGCCTCTAAAAGCAGAGGTAGAGCTACCTGCAGTCATCAAGGtgcattttttaacaaaatactcAACGGTCGAAAATCCCCAATTGTTACGCAACTACGGCTGCGCTTTCGATTTAGTGGATTATACAACACTTTTTAAAGTGCAAACACAACTTGAGCCGAACGAACTGTGTCGTTTACGTTCAGtgtgtaatttaaatttgaaaattaccaAGGTGCATGAAAACCCCTACGTGGATCTTATGTACGAGGTGCTGAGTGATCAGAATTTATGGGCCGTTTGTGGGCGTTCCGCAG GCGTCGTTTCGATGAAAGATGTGAATAGTCATTCGATTTCCTTGGATGTGATGCCATTAAGCACGGGTTTTCTACCAATGCCAAATATACGTTTGTCCTGTTATACAGCTGGTGGCAAAAGCAAAACTGACACACATTCCAAGGTGACACCATTTCCACAAGGGCAAGTATACAATAGCACCAAAAGTATGCAGATACACGTTATAGCCAGCAGCAATGGTGAACAATAG
- the LOC106620315 gene encoding thialysine N-epsilon-acetyltransferase isoform X1: MATKPIFTFRRAKIDDIGAVREMIQELADFENMSDGPKLTEKDLIRDAGLDGGQEFCHIYVLELQSAEQATPVTIGYSICFYSYSTWQGKSYFLEDIYVRPTYRKMGAGAYLFSSVAAKAKEYGCQRLDFHVLGWNPARKFYNRMGAVDLTESEEWHFYRLHGEKIEKLANGL; this comes from the exons ATGGCGACCAAACCAATATTCACCTTTAGACGTGCAAAAATTGATGATATCGGCGCTGTACGTGAAATGATACAG GAATTGGCTGATTTCGAAAACATGAGCGATGGTCCGAAACTAACAGAGAAAG atttaatacGCGATGCCGGACTCGATGGTGGCCAAGAATTTTGTCATATATATGTGCTCGAGCTTCAAAGCGCAGAACAAGCCACACC CGTGACCATAGGTTATAGTATTTGTTTCTACTCCTACTCAACATGGCAAGGGAAATCATATTTTCTTGAAGATATTTATGTACGACCCACATATCGTAAGATGGGTGCCGGCGCTTATTTGTTCAGTTCTGTTGCAGCAAAAGCGAAGGAATATGGCTGTCAACGTTTGGATTTTCATGTGCTTGGCTGGAATCCAGCGCGAAAATTCTACAATAGAATGGGTGCTGTGGATTTGACCGAGAGTGAGGAATGGCATTTTTATCGGTTGCATGGTGAAAAAATCGAGAAATTGGCCAATGGATTATAG
- the LOC106620315 gene encoding thialysine N-epsilon-acetyltransferase isoform X2 has protein sequence MSDGPKLTEKDLIRDAGLDGGQEFCHIYVLELQSAEQATPVTIGYSICFYSYSTWQGKSYFLEDIYVRPTYRKMGAGAYLFSSVAAKAKEYGCQRLDFHVLGWNPARKFYNRMGAVDLTESEEWHFYRLHGEKIEKLANGL, from the exons ATGAGCGATGGTCCGAAACTAACAGAGAAAG atttaatacGCGATGCCGGACTCGATGGTGGCCAAGAATTTTGTCATATATATGTGCTCGAGCTTCAAAGCGCAGAACAAGCCACACC CGTGACCATAGGTTATAGTATTTGTTTCTACTCCTACTCAACATGGCAAGGGAAATCATATTTTCTTGAAGATATTTATGTACGACCCACATATCGTAAGATGGGTGCCGGCGCTTATTTGTTCAGTTCTGTTGCAGCAAAAGCGAAGGAATATGGCTGTCAACGTTTGGATTTTCATGTGCTTGGCTGGAATCCAGCGCGAAAATTCTACAATAGAATGGGTGCTGTGGATTTGACCGAGAGTGAGGAATGGCATTTTTATCGGTTGCATGGTGAAAAAATCGAGAAATTGGCCAATGGATTATAG